Proteins encoded together in one Lutra lutra chromosome 4, mLutLut1.2, whole genome shotgun sequence window:
- the LOC125097431 gene encoding translation initiation factor IF-2-like — translation MAKRWQQPKCPPEEEWVLVAPMRDVCFVTKGSARGAARARPPPERRPRRLRRRGAGETGGTRRRGPGFGVCGRDRGPELGDRGRRGRGLGAGALGSWLQGWGPGSRSGARRPESGRVLGPRRGARVPGRGPRCASGPTCLRGDRVRGRGLGPAGRRREQRERRAEELVLRPWALSPDTLFLGPRKLAPAAARGEGGPRKEEAEARPGAAEAARHKGLSPDGRARRAPGLAFRAPSGRQPRREPAVVGPSPGAARAGRAGGRGCGRRGGPGSPRPPPPRRMNGSGRAPLQDGASPPLPLSAGALPAACAPVVLGAHLRYVAGGGRRRPREPCARGGWGRGAEPKIPPGGWPSPRTFEAPPPRYFSLRIVCASEGIDTASSAPDCTAARGSGSVHRLRPLHGGFWPGP, via the exons ATGGCCAAAAGGTGgcaacagcccaaatgtccacccgAGGAGGAGTGG GTCTTGGTAGCCCCCATGAGGGATGTCTGCTTTGTGACCAAAGGGAG CGCCCGCGGAGCGGCCCGAGCGCGACCACCTCCAGAGCGGCGGCCGAGGCGGCTGAGGCGGCGGGGCGCGGGCGAGACCGGCGGGACGAGGCGCCGAG GTCCGGGGTTCGGGGTCTGCGGCCGGGATCGGGGTCCGGAGCTCGGGGACAGGGGTCGGAGGGGCCGGGGTCTGGGCGCGGGGGCTCTGGGATCCTGGCTCCAGGGCTGGGGTCCCGGTTCCAGGTCCGGGGCCCGGCGTCCCGAATCGGGGCGGGTGTTGGGTCCGCGGCGCGGGGCCCGGGTCCCAGGTCGGGGTCCGCGGTGCGCGTCCGGCCCGACTTGCCTGCGTGGGGACCGTGTGCGGGGCCGGGGTCTCGGGCCCGCGGGCCGGCGGCGAGAACAAAGGGAGCGGCGGGCGGAGGAGCTCGTCCTTCGCCCCTGGGCGCTGAGTCCCGACACCCTTTTTCTGGGGCCTCGGAAGTTGGCGCCGGCGGCGGCCCGCGGAGAAGGGGGGCCGCggaaggaggaagctgaggcGCGGCCGGGCGCCGCAGAGGCCGCCAGACACAAAGGGCTGAGCCCGGACGGCCGAGCGCGGCGGGCCCCGGGGCTGGCGTTCCGAGCGCCAAGTGGGAGGCAGCCCCGCCGCGAGCCCGCCGTCGTGGGCCCCTCGCCGGGCGCGGCGCgggcggggcgggccgggggccgggggtgcgggcggcggggcgggccggggtccccgcgccccccgcccccgcgccgaATGAATGGCTCGGGCCGGGCGCCGCTACAAGATGGCGCGTCGCCGCCGCTGCCATTGTCAGCCGGCGCGCTCCCGGCCGCCTGCGCCCCGGTGGTGTTGGGGGCCCACTTGCGTTATGTGGCGGGCGGGGGGCGCAGGCGACCCCGCGAGCCCTGCGCTCgcggcgggtgggggaggggcgctgaGCCGAAGATCCCGCCCGGGGGGTGGCCGAGCCCTCGGACTTTCGAAGCCCCCCCGCCCCGGTATTTTTCCTTGCGGATCGTTTGCGCTTCCGAAGGTATTGATACCGCCTCCAGCGCCCCGGATTGCACCGCTGCGCGCGGAAGTGGTAGTGTCCACCGGCTCCGCCCGCTGCACGGAGGCTTCTGGCCGGGACCGTGA